GATGAGTCAGTTGTGTTGGGCAACGGCGTTTTACATGCGGAAATTGTTGCCCGCGGTGCGGAGGTACGTAAGCTTGTCAATGTGAAAAACGGTGAGGATTTGCTGAATACCGATTTTAAGGTGTGGAATTATACAGCGCCTGCGCTGTTCCCGGTTCTGGGCAAGACCAAAGACGAGGCGGGCTATTACTACGGCGGAAAGCATTATGACATTAACCCCCACGGCTTTGCAAGAGAAAGCGTTTTTAAACTGGTGCATGCTTCCGAAACAACCGCAACCTATGTGCTTTGCGAAAACGAAAACACTTTAAAGAGTTATCCCTTTGCGTTCCGCTTTTATGTAACCCATACATTGGAGGAAAATTTCTGGAAAGTGGCTTATAAAGTAGAAAATACTGACAACAAGGCGCTGTTCTTTAACCTGGGTTCTCATGAAGCATACAAACTTGGAGACGATTGGGAAAACTACTTCATTGAATACGAGAAGGAAGAAAATTTAAAAGAGAATATCTTAAAAACAAGGGCTTGGATGACACAGAAGAAATTCGGCACAAAAGAAAAAGTGCTTCCGATTTACAATGAAAACAGGAATCTCTTTTATTTCTCTAAAGATTTAAATTCCTCCTGGGTTCAGTTGAATTACAAAAATAAGCCGATTGTACGCGTGCATTATGACCTTGCCGATACGGTTTGTGTGGGCCTCTGGCGTGCAAGAAAAGGAAATTTCTACTGCATAGAGCCGTGGTTTGGTGTGGCGGATTCCCGGTATGAAAGTACCCATGCGGAAGAAAAAGAAGGACTTAACTGGTTACAGCCCGGAGCGTCCTTCGAAAGAAAGCATAAAATGGAATTCTTTCTTTAAGAGTTGACAAATTTATAAATAATTTCAGATTTAGAAAAAGCGCGATTTCAATCGCGCTTTTTCGTTTAAGAAGAGAAGAAAAGAGGAAATCAGTTTTTGAAAGATGCACAGTAGGTCTGATCGGACGTACCGCAGTCACAGCCTGCGCAGGCACAGGTTACATCAATGTCCGAGAGCATGCAATGACAGTCTTCATTGTAGGTGCATTTTTGTGCGTCGCAGTGGATGGTGGTTTCGCCACCCTTTACAGAACAACCGCAGGAATTGACCATGTTGCCTGAGGGGGTGAAGGTTTTACAGCAGGTACTGTCTGCTTTTTCTGCGTCCTTACCGCCAATGTTGATGCCGTTTGCTGTGCAGTAGCTGTTGCTGTAAAAAGCACAGTCGGTTACGCCGCATTTTACTGTGTTTGTTTTGTTTTCCATTTCAAAACACTCCTTTCGGGGTTAATTTGTTCAAAAAGCAAAAAAATATTCATAGTTTTGTCCTTTTTTGCATAGGTTTTAGTGTAATTGTACCGAACCGGGAGAGAAAAATATGAACCAGAACCCGATGGAATTTTTTGTAGCTTTTGTATTAGGTCTTATTTTGCTGTTTATTTTAATCAGACTTTTGTATGTTCCCTTAAGAATGGCACTGAAACTGTTTATAAATTCCATAGCAGGCGGTGCTTTACTGCTTTTCCTGAACTTACTTTTAAGGCTTTTCGGAATGTCGGTGGGCATAAATGCCGTAACTTCCGCGATAGCAGGCGTTCTCGGGGTTCCGGGTATTGCGCTGCTTTTGTTTTTGCAAATCATTCTGCGCGCCTAAATTCCCTTGACAAAAGGAGGCGTTAGCGTTATAATAATAGTATAAAGATAGATAAATTCTTCGAAGGAGGAGAACCGCTTTATGCGTTTTTGGGATGAACACAGATCGGACATTGAACTTTTTTATGCGGGGACCTCTGCGAAAAGCTATGAATTTTTAGGTGCTCACCCTGTCGAAAACGGCGTGCACTTTGCCGTTTTTGCTCCGAATGCGGAGTCTGTGGCGGTGGTGGGTTCTTTTAATGCCTGGGATGCATCCAAAAATCCCATGCAAAAGGACGGCGGTGTCTGGCATGCCTTTGTGGAGGGCGCAGGACATGGTGATTCCTATAAATTTTCCATTCAACATGGTGGACAGACCTTTTTAAAGAGTGATCCGTATGCCTTTTACAGTGAGCTTCGTCCGGATACGGCATCGGTTATCTGGAAGCACGAGGACTTTGCGTGGACCGACGAAGAATATTTTGAAGAAAAACAAAAGGTTTTGTTTGCGCGCAGTCCCGTAAATATTTATGAAGTGCACTTAGGCTCTTTTAAACAAAAAGAAGACGGAAGCTACTATACCTACAGAGAGCTTGCGCCTATGCTCACAAACTATGTTTTGCAGATGGGCTATAATTATGTTGAAATTCTGCCCCTTTGTGAGCATCCGTTAGATGCGTCCTGGGGTTATCAGACTACCGGCTATTATTCCATCACCTCCCGTTACGGCACGCCGGAGGATTTTAAATATTTTGTAAACGAATTACATTCTGCCGGCATCGGTGTGATTTTAGACTGGGTACCCGGTCACTTTTGCCGGGATGCACACGGTCTGCGGTATTTTGACGGCACGCCCGTTTTTGAAGCGGAAAACACCGTAAAGGCAGACAATCCCGGTTGGGGCACCACCAATTTTGATTTTTCCAAGCATCATGTTTGTTCATTTTTAAAATCCAATGCAGACTATCTGTTTTCCATCTATCACATTGACGGCATCCGTGCCGATGCGGTGGCAAACATGCTGTCCTTTGATTTCGGAAAGGCGCGCTGCAACGAGCTGAAAAATCAGTATGACGGCTACGAAAACATTGAAGCAATCTGCTTTTTGCGGGATTTAAACGGCTATATCCGTCAGGCGTATCCCGGTCGATTGATGTGTGCGGAGGATTCTTCGGACAGACCCGGTATCACACAGCCTACCGAAATCGGCGGTTTAGGGTTTACCTTTAAGTGGAACATGGGTTGGATGAATGATACCTTAGAATATATGAAGCAGGATCCGCTTTATCGAAAAGGTATGCACGATAAATTGACTTTTCCGTTATTTTATGCGTTTAACGAGCATTATATTCTTCCGTTGTCGCACGATGAGGTGGTGCACGGAAAGTGCTCTATGGTAGAAAAAATGCCGGGCTATCGGGAAGATAAGCTGGCACAGCTTAAGACCTACTACACTTACATGTATTCCACTCCGGGTAAAAAGCTGATGTTTATGGGTAACGAATTCGGACACGCACTGGAATGGCGTTTTTATGAGGGATTGGAATGGAATTTACTGCAATTCCCGGAATATGCAGGGGTTAAAGCCTTTGTGGCGGATTTGAATCATCTTTACTTAAAAGAAGCGGCACTCTGGGAGCAGGACACCGGTTGGGAAGGCTTTGGTTGGAGTGACGCAAAGGATAAAGAGGGAAGCATTTTTGCGTATGTCAGATACGGCACACGCAGAGAGGATACAGTGGTGGTTGTTTTGAATTTCACCCCCGTATATCATGAGGAATTTATCTTGGGCGTTCCGTTTTTTATTGAGTATCGGGAAATTCTGAATGCGGATGGTAGTCTTTACGGCGGTCAAAACCGTTTGAACCGTGGCCTGCTGATACCGAGGGCAGAGGCAAGAGGCGATATGCCCTATAGCCTTAAAATGAAGCTGCCGCCCTTTGGCGCGGTTTTGCTTAAGCCTTATTATCCGCAGGAAGAACTAAACAAGCCGGAGGGATAAACATGAACAACAGACAAGAAAAGGCGTTGGCTTTGCATGATAAAGGATATAACTGCTGTCAGGCGGTGGCACTGGCTTTTTTGGACTGCTTTGATGTGGACGATAAGGCTTTGTATAAGCTTTGTGAGGGCTTTGGCTTTGGAATGGGCAATAGCGATGGCGTTTGCGGTGCCCTTTCGGGCGCAGTTATGCTTGCGGGACTAAAAAACAGCGACGGAAATACAGATGGCGGAAAAACAAAGAGAGAGACATATAAAATTTCGGCTGCCATGTACAAGGCGTTTGCGGAAAAGGCAGGCAGTGTGATTTGCCGTACCTTAAAGGGAAAGAACAATCAGGATGTTCCGCTATATTCCTGTAACGATTGCATTACCACCGCTGTAGAAATTGCACAGAAGATATTAGAGACAGAATAAAAATTACGACTTTTCAGGTCGCAAAGATAAAGAGAGGATGAACAAAAATGGCAAAAAAAGAAATGGTCGCAATGATTCTTGCCGGCGGACAGGGGTCTCGTTTGAAATCATTGACCACAAATGTAGCGAAACCGGCGGTGGCGTTTGGCGGTAAGTACAAAATTATTGATTTTGTGCTCAGCAACTGTGCCAATTCCGGTATTGATACAATTGGTATCTTAACCCAGTACAAGCCCTGGGCACTGAATGAACATGTCGGCATCGGTAAAGCGTGGGACTTAGACGTTTACCATGGCGGTGTATCCATTCTGCCTCCCTACATGAGCGAAGCAGGCGGTGACTGGTATAAGGGTACAGCAGATGCGATTTATCAGAATTTGTATTTTATGG
This genomic window from Clostridia bacterium contains:
- the glgB gene encoding 1,4-alpha-glucan branching protein GlgB, which gives rise to MRFWDEHRSDIELFYAGTSAKSYEFLGAHPVENGVHFAVFAPNAESVAVVGSFNAWDASKNPMQKDGGVWHAFVEGAGHGDSYKFSIQHGGQTFLKSDPYAFYSELRPDTASVIWKHEDFAWTDEEYFEEKQKVLFARSPVNIYEVHLGSFKQKEDGSYYTYRELAPMLTNYVLQMGYNYVEILPLCEHPLDASWGYQTTGYYSITSRYGTPEDFKYFVNELHSAGIGVILDWVPGHFCRDAHGLRYFDGTPVFEAENTVKADNPGWGTTNFDFSKHHVCSFLKSNADYLFSIYHIDGIRADAVANMLSFDFGKARCNELKNQYDGYENIEAICFLRDLNGYIRQAYPGRLMCAEDSSDRPGITQPTEIGGLGFTFKWNMGWMNDTLEYMKQDPLYRKGMHDKLTFPLFYAFNEHYILPLSHDEVVHGKCSMVEKMPGYREDKLAQLKTYYTYMYSTPGKKLMFMGNEFGHALEWRFYEGLEWNLLQFPEYAGVKAFVADLNHLYLKEAALWEQDTGWEGFGWSDAKDKEGSIFAYVRYGTRREDTVVVVLNFTPVYHEEFILGVPFFIEYREILNADGSLYGGQNRLNRGLLIPRAEARGDMPYSLKMKLPPFGAVLLKPYYPQEELNKPEG
- a CDS encoding C_GCAxxG_C_C family protein → MNNRQEKALALHDKGYNCCQAVALAFLDCFDVDDKALYKLCEGFGFGMGNSDGVCGALSGAVMLAGLKNSDGNTDGGKTKRETYKISAAMYKAFAEKAGSVICRTLKGKNNQDVPLYSCNDCITTAVEIAQKILETE
- a CDS encoding DUF1540 domain-containing protein, with the protein product MENKTNTVKCGVTDCAFYSNSYCTANGINIGGKDAEKADSTCCKTFTPSGNMVNSCGCSVKGGETTIHCDAQKCTYNEDCHCMLSDIDVTCACAGCDCGTSDQTYCASFKN
- a CDS encoding XTP/dITP diphosphatase, whose product is MELIIATNNQGKVREFKNKLKDYEVFSLKDKGIDIEVEEDGTTFEENAIKKARAVCDLTGKMTIADDSGLEVFALDNAPGIYSARYGGEGLSDKQRYIKLLEDMENKTERGARFVSVIAICYPDGRDVTLRGECYGEILKAPDGDGGFGYDPVFYYPPLNKTFGTLTLEEKNEVSHRARALEKLERFFTDESVVLGNGVLHAEIVARGAEVRKLVNVKNGEDLLNTDFKVWNYTAPALFPVLGKTKDEAGYYYGGKHYDINPHGFARESVFKLVHASETTATYVLCENENTLKSYPFAFRFYVTHTLEENFWKVAYKVENTDNKALFFNLGSHEAYKLGDDWENYFIEYEKEENLKENILKTRAWMTQKKFGTKEKVLPIYNENRNLFYFSKDLNSSWVQLNYKNKPIVRVHYDLADTVCVGLWRARKGNFYCIEPWFGVADSRYESTHAEEKEGLNWLQPGASFERKHKMEFFL
- a CDS encoding pro-sigmaK processing inhibitor BofA family protein — encoded protein: MNQNPMEFFVAFVLGLILLFILIRLLYVPLRMALKLFINSIAGGALLLFLNLLLRLFGMSVGINAVTSAIAGVLGVPGIALLLFLQIILRA